The genomic DNA GGTGATGCCATGCGGCAGGGCCAGGTCTTGAATAGAAATCATGGTGCTATGCATTCAGTAGCTGCTGCCGCTTTATGCATAAGCGCCAGCGCCTAGTTTGGCTGAGAATCCTCTGGGGCTGCTGGGGCGGGCTCGGGCGCTGCTTCTGGGGCCTCGCCTGCGGGCAACACCGGGTGTGCCCATTGCCACAGCAGCTGTGCCACTTCGTCCACACCCTGCTTCTTGAGGGCCGAGAACATCTTCACCTCGCCGCCGCCCGCGTGCAGTCGCGTAATCGACAGGATCTTGGCCTGCTCGGCGCGCGTGAGCTTGTCGGCCTTGGTCAGCACGATCAGGAATTTCAGGCCTTCCTCGACGCGCGGGCGCACCACTTCGAGCAGGGCTTCGTCCAGTTCGGTCAGGCCCAGGCGTGGGTCGCACAGCAGCACGATGCCTGTGAGGCCGGGGCGGCTGACCAGATAGTTCACCATCACTTGCTGCCAGCGCACCTTGTCCGAGCGCGACACGGCGGCATAGCCATAGCCGGGAAGGTCGGCCAGAACCGCATCGGTCACGCCCTGCTTGCCCAGCGAGAACAAATTGATGTGCTGCGTGCGGCCGGGTTTCTTGGAGGCATACGCCAGCTGCTTTTGCTGTGTGAGCGTGTTGATGCAGGTGGATTTGCCGGCGTTGGAACGGCCCACGAAGGCGATCTCGGGCACGTCGATCGGGGGCAGATGGTGCAGTTGCGCGGCCGTGGTCAGGAACCTGGCGGTGTGCATCCAGCCCATGGCGATCTTGGCGTCGGGTGCGGGCGCAAGGGTGCCAGCAACTGGCGCGGTGGAGGTTGTCGTCATGGAAAATTCGAATGCGTTGGGGCCTCATTGTAGAATCGCCTGGTTTTGCGCACCTCAATACACACCCTCGATATGAAGTTGCTCGCCTCTATGCTGATGGCTGCCGCACTGGCAGCACCCGCTTTTCCGGCCTTGTCTGCGGGCGAAACTCCCGCGGCGCCGACCAAGGCGGCCAAGCCGGACCTGGTCAAGGGCGAAGCCAGCTTCACAGCGGTGTGCGCTGCATGCCACGGGGCAGATGGCAATTCCACCATTGCGGCCAACCCGAAGCTGTCGCAGCAGCACCCGGAATATCTGCTCAAGCAGTTGAAAGAGTTCAAGTCCGGCAAGCGCAACAACGCCGTCATGGCGGGCTTTGCGTCGATGCTGACAGAAGAGGACATGAAGAACATCGCTTACTGGGCGGCTTCCAAGCCTGCCAAGGCCGGCGCCGCGTCCGACAAGGACCTGGTGGCCCTGGGTGAGCGCATCTACCGCGGCGGCATTGCAGACCGCCAGATTGCCGCCTGCGCAGGCTGCCACAGCCCCAACGGCGCCGGCATTCCGGCCCAATACCCCCGCCTGTCGGGCCAGCACGCCGACTACACGGCGTCGCAACTGAAAATGTTCCGCGACGGTTCGCGCGCCAACAGCAACCAGATGACCCAGGTGGCTGCCAAGCTCAACGACCGTGAAATCAAGGCGGTGGCCGACTACATTGCCGGTCTGCGCTGAGGTTTTGTGATCTCTCCGGCCCCGCCAGGCGGGCAGCCTGGAACCAACCGCCAATAACAAACCCCAAAAAGGGCGGGCCCATCGTTCAGATGGCCCCGCCCTTTTCCTTTAGTGCCCGCGTTCACCCCTCTCATGTCTGACACAACCCAAGGCGTTCAAGTCCGGTCTGGCCCCCAGGCCCTGCGTGCAGGCATCGAGCTGCTGTCTTCCATGCGGTTTGCCATTTCGCTGCTGACGGTGATCTGCATCGCGTCGGTCATTGGCACGGTGCTCAAGCAGCATGAGCCTGCGGTGAACTACGTCAACCAGTTCGGCCCGTTCTGGGCGGAGCTGTTTGCGGCCATCCAGCTCAATGCGGTGTACAGCGCGTGGTGGTTTTTGCTGATCCTGGCCTTTCTGGTGGTCAGCACCTCTTTGTGCATCGCCCGCAACACCCCCAAGATCCTGGTGGACCTCAAGGTCTACAAGGAAAACATCCGCGAGCAAAGCCTCAAGGCCTTCCACCACAAGGCGCAGGCCGAACTCGGCGGGCCTGCGGAAGCCGAGGCACGCCGCATTGGCACCTTGCTGGCCGGTGGTGGCTGGAAGGTGCGGCTGCAGCAGCGGGATGCGGCCCAGGGCGCGGGCTGGATGGTGGCGGCCAAGGCGGGGGCGGCCAACAAGATTGGCTACATCGCCGCGCACAGCGCCATCGTGCTCATCTGCCTGGGTGGGCTGTTCGACGGCGACCTGATCGTTCGGGCCCAAATGCTGCTGGGCGGGAAAACACCGTATGCCGGCAGTGGCCTCATTTCCGAGGTAAAGCCCGAGCACCGCCTGTCCGAGCGCAACCCCACGTTTCGCGGCAACCTGGTGGTGGCCGAGGGCACGCAGTCGAGCACCGCCATCCTGAGCCAGTCCGACGGCGTTTTGTTGCAGGAGTTGCCCTTTGCCATCGAACTCAAGAAGTTCATCGTGGAGCATTACTCCACCGGCATGCCCAAGCTGTTCGCCAGCGAGATCGTGATCCACGACAAGGAGACGGGCGCGAAAACGCCCGCCCGCATCGAGGTGAACCACCCCGCCAGCTACAAAGGGGTCGAGATCTACCAGTCGAGTTTTGACGACGGCGGCTCGCACCTCAAGTTGCGCGCCATGCCCATGGTGGCGGGGGCCAAGGCATTTGATGTCGAGGGCACGGTGGGCGGATCGACCGAGTTGGTCGGCAAGGGCGGTGCCACGGGCGGCGAAAAACTCACCCTCGAATTCACGGCCCTGCGCACGATCAATGTCGAGAACCTGGGCGGTGCAGCAGGCGCGACAGGATCGGGCGTCGATGTGCGCAAGGTCGATCTGCGCGAGTCGGTGGAGTCGCGCCTGGGTGCCGCCAACAAGACCGTGACCAAGAAAGAGCTGCGCAATGTGGGCCCCAGCGTGACGTACAAGCTGCGCGATGCGGCCGGTCAGGCGCGCGAGTTCCACAACTACATGCTGCCTGTGGACACCGGCGATGGGGTGCCCGTGTTTTTGCTGGGGGTGCGCGAGAACCCCGCCGATCCGTTCCGTTACCTGCGGGTTCCTGCCGACGACCAAAGCTCCATGGACGGGTTCATGCGCCTTCATGCTGCGCTGGGTGACCCGGCGGCGCGTGAGCAGGCCGTGCGCCGTTATGTGGCGCAGGCGGTGGAGGCGTCGCGCCCCGAACTGGCCGAGCAGCTGACGCAGTCCGCGTTGCGGGCGCTGGCGCTGTTTGCCGGCAGCAACGGGCCCGAGGGCAAAAAGGTGGGCGGCTTGCCGGCCATTTCTGATTTCATGGAAGCCAATGTGCCCGAGGCCGAACGCGCGCGTGCCGGCGAGGTGCTGGTGCGCATCCTGAACGGCGCCCTGTTCGAGCTGGCCCAGCTCACGCGTGAGCGTGCTGGCCTCAAGCCACTGGAACAGAGTGACCAGACACAGACATTCATGACGCAGGCGGTGCTGTCGCTCAGTGATGCGCAGATCTACCCGGCGCCGCTGGTTTTTGAGCTCAAGGACTTCACCCAGGTGCAGGCCAGCGTTTTTCAGGTGGCGCGCGCCCCTGGCAAAAACATTGTCTACCTGGGCTGTGCCTTGCTGATTCTGGGTGTTTTTGCCATGCTTTACGTGCGCGAGCGCCGCGTATGGGTGTGGGTGGCACCGCGGGGGGAGCAGTCGCACGCTCTGATGGCGCTGTCCACCAATCGCAAGACCATGGACGGCGACCGGGAGTTCGTCCAGCTCGCTGACAAACTGATCGGGGCTCGTCCCCACTGAGGCAACGCATGAATACCGCCACCACCACCATCTCTCTGAACGAGGGGTTCTTTTCCCGCCGCAACTGGTTCGACTGGCTGTTCGCCGCCATCGTGGCCACGGGGGGGCTGTATGCGCTGCAACGCTATGGCAGCTACATGGATGTGTACGAAAAAGGCATCCTGCTGGCTGCCATTCCCTGCACCGTGTGGCTGGGCTGGTTCTGGCGCCCGCTGCGGGTCTTGATGCTGGTGGTGGTGGCGCTAGCCCTGGTGGCCATCGGTCTGTACCAGCAAGATGGCGCGGGCAGCCTGGCACGGGCCGAGACCGTGTTCGGCCTCAAATACTTTTTGTCCAGCCAGTCGGCCATTTTGTGGATGAGCATGCTCTTTTTCATGAGCACGGCGTTTTACTGGATGGGCATGTTTGCGCGTGGCGAAGGCCACACCCTGAGCCTGATTGGTTCGCGCATTGCGTGGGTGGCCGTGGGCATGGCGCTTATTGGCACACTGGTGCGCTGGTACGAAAGCTACCTTATCGGCAGCGATGTCGGCCACATCCCGGTGAGCAACCTCTACGAAGTGTTCGTGATGTTCTGCTGGATGACGGCGGCGTTCTATCTGTACTACGAACAGCAGTACGGCACGCGCGCTCTGGGCGGTTTCGTGATGCTGGTGGTCAGCGCGGCCGTGGGCTTTTTGCTCTGGTACACCGTGGTGCGCGAGGCGCACGAGATCCAGCCCCTGGTGCCCGCCCTCCAGAGCTGGTGGATGAAGCTGCATGTGCCCGCCAACTTCATCGGCTACGGCACCTTCGCGCTGGCGGCCATGGTGGCCTTTGCCTACCTGATCAAGCAGCAGGCCAGCGAAACCCGCTGGTACAAGCTGGCGCCGCTGTGGCTGCTGGGCGTGGTGCTGTGCTTTGAGCCCATCGTTTTCCGCCAGGGCGCAACCGAGAGCGGCGGCAGCTACTGGATGGTCTATTTCGGCGTTTCTGCCCTCATCGTGGCGGGCATTCTGCTGGGCCGCAAGCGCATTGCGGCGCGCCTGCCGTCGTTCGAGATCCTGGACGATGTGATGTACAAATCCATCGCTGTGGGCTTTGCCTTCTTCACCATTGCCACCGTGCTGGGCGCCCTGTGGGCCGCCGAGGCCTGGGGCGGCTACTGGAGCTGGGACCCCAAGGAAACCTGGGCGCTGATCGTCTGGCTCAACTACGCGGCCTGGCTGCACATGCGCCTCATGAAGGGCCTGCGCGGCACCGTGTCGGCCTGGTGGGCGCTGGTGGGGCTGGTGGTGACCACGTTCGCGTTTCTGGGCGTGAACATGTTCCTGAGCGGCCTGCACAGCTACGGCACGCTCTGATGGTGTGATGGTGTGATGGTGTGATGGGGTATCGGCCCTGCGGGGCAGCAACCCTTGCGTCTCGGGTGTAACCTGGGCGTTCCAGGGAACGAACTGGCAGTTGCTCGGCTCTACCGCACAGCCGTTTCCACCCAAGAATGACCGGAGCCTCCCATGCTGATTCCATCGCGCGATTCGGGTTTCAAGCACCCGCATTCCTCCGAAATCACCCCGCGCGCGGTCTACGAAGACCGTCGCCACATGCTCAAGCTGATGGCAGGCGGTGCCGCTGGCGCCGCGTTGGCTTCCTGGGCCGGCCGCGAGGCGCTGGCACAACAAGCCCAGGTGGTGCGCCCCGGCAAACTGGCAGCGCTGGCGGGCGCCCGGTCGACCGTGGCGGGGGGCGTCACCATGGAGAAGTTCACCGACTACAAGGACGCGAGCACCTACAACAACTTCTACGAGTTCGGCACCGACAAGGCCGACCCCGCCCGCAATGCCCACACCCTCAAAACCACACCCTGGACGGTGGAGGTGGAAGGCCTGGTCAAGAAGCCCGGCAAGTACGGCATCGAAGACCTGCTCCGGCTGAGCGCGCAGGAAGAACGCATCTACCGCCTGCGCTGCGTGGAAGGCTGGTCCATGGTCATCCCCTGGGTGGGCTACTCGCTGGCTGAGTTGATCAAGCGCGTGGAGCCGCAGGGCAGTGCCAGATACGTGGAATTCGTCACGCTGGCCGACAAGGCCACCATGCCCTATGTGGGCTCGCGCGTGCTCGACTGGCCTTACACGGAAGGCCTGCGCATGGACGAGGCCATGCACCCGCTCAC from Acidovorax sp. T1 includes the following:
- the ccsB gene encoding c-type cytochrome biogenesis protein CcsB — its product is MNTATTTISLNEGFFSRRNWFDWLFAAIVATGGLYALQRYGSYMDVYEKGILLAAIPCTVWLGWFWRPLRVLMLVVVALALVAIGLYQQDGAGSLARAETVFGLKYFLSSQSAILWMSMLFFMSTAFYWMGMFARGEGHTLSLIGSRIAWVAVGMALIGTLVRWYESYLIGSDVGHIPVSNLYEVFVMFCWMTAAFYLYYEQQYGTRALGGFVMLVVSAAVGFLLWYTVVREAHEIQPLVPALQSWWMKLHVPANFIGYGTFALAAMVAFAYLIKQQASETRWYKLAPLWLLGVVLCFEPIVFRQGATESGGSYWMVYFGVSALIVAGILLGRKRIAARLPSFEILDDVMYKSIAVGFAFFTIATVLGALWAAEAWGGYWSWDPKETWALIVWLNYAAWLHMRLMKGLRGTVSAWWALVGLVVTTFAFLGVNMFLSGLHSYGTL
- the yihA gene encoding ribosome biogenesis GTP-binding protein YihA/YsxC — encoded protein: MTTTSTAPVAGTLAPAPDAKIAMGWMHTARFLTTAAQLHHLPPIDVPEIAFVGRSNAGKSTCINTLTQQKQLAYASKKPGRTQHINLFSLGKQGVTDAVLADLPGYGYAAVSRSDKVRWQQVMVNYLVSRPGLTGIVLLCDPRLGLTELDEALLEVVRPRVEEGLKFLIVLTKADKLTRAEQAKILSITRLHAGGGEVKMFSALKKQGVDEVAQLLWQWAHPVLPAGEAPEAAPEPAPAAPEDSQPN
- a CDS encoding cytochrome c biogenesis protein ResB; its protein translation is MSDTTQGVQVRSGPQALRAGIELLSSMRFAISLLTVICIASVIGTVLKQHEPAVNYVNQFGPFWAELFAAIQLNAVYSAWWFLLILAFLVVSTSLCIARNTPKILVDLKVYKENIREQSLKAFHHKAQAELGGPAEAEARRIGTLLAGGGWKVRLQQRDAAQGAGWMVAAKAGAANKIGYIAAHSAIVLICLGGLFDGDLIVRAQMLLGGKTPYAGSGLISEVKPEHRLSERNPTFRGNLVVAEGTQSSTAILSQSDGVLLQELPFAIELKKFIVEHYSTGMPKLFASEIVIHDKETGAKTPARIEVNHPASYKGVEIYQSSFDDGGSHLKLRAMPMVAGAKAFDVEGTVGGSTELVGKGGATGGEKLTLEFTALRTINVENLGGAAGATGSGVDVRKVDLRESVESRLGAANKTVTKKELRNVGPSVTYKLRDAAGQAREFHNYMLPVDTGDGVPVFLLGVRENPADPFRYLRVPADDQSSMDGFMRLHAALGDPAAREQAVRRYVAQAVEASRPELAEQLTQSALRALALFAGSNGPEGKKVGGLPAISDFMEANVPEAERARAGEVLVRILNGALFELAQLTRERAGLKPLEQSDQTQTFMTQAVLSLSDAQIYPAPLVFELKDFTQVQASVFQVARAPGKNIVYLGCALLILGVFAMLYVRERRVWVWVAPRGEQSHALMALSTNRKTMDGDREFVQLADKLIGARPH
- the msrP gene encoding protein-methionine-sulfoxide reductase catalytic subunit MsrP, with protein sequence MLIPSRDSGFKHPHSSEITPRAVYEDRRHMLKLMAGGAAGAALASWAGREALAQQAQVVRPGKLAALAGARSTVAGGVTMEKFTDYKDASTYNNFYEFGTDKADPARNAHTLKTTPWTVEVEGLVKKPGKYGIEDLLRLSAQEERIYRLRCVEGWSMVIPWVGYSLAELIKRVEPQGSARYVEFVTLADKATMPYVGSRVLDWPYTEGLRMDEAMHPLTLLAFGMYGEVLPNQNGAPVRLVVPWKYGFKSAKSIVKIRFVEKEPGTAWNKAAKQEYGFYSNVNPNVDHPRWSQATERRIGEDGLFAKKRKTLMFNGYEAQVGQLYAGMDLKKFY
- a CDS encoding c-type cytochrome, producing the protein MKLLASMLMAAALAAPAFPALSAGETPAAPTKAAKPDLVKGEASFTAVCAACHGADGNSTIAANPKLSQQHPEYLLKQLKEFKSGKRNNAVMAGFASMLTEEDMKNIAYWAASKPAKAGAASDKDLVALGERIYRGGIADRQIAACAGCHSPNGAGIPAQYPRLSGQHADYTASQLKMFRDGSRANSNQMTQVAAKLNDREIKAVADYIAGLR